TCAGCGGTATACTGGATTATGGATTGGAACAGGTCGGTCTCGTAATTGGAGGCTACGCCCTGTGCCACGGCAGCGATACGCTCAAGGCCCATGCCGGTATCGATGGATGGGCGGGGCAGGGCTGTGCGGGTGCCGTCTTCTGCCTGGTCGTACTGCATGAACACGAGGTTCCAGATTTCCAGATAGCGGTCGCAGTCGCATTTGCCGATACCGCAGTCCGGACCGCAGCCGACTTCTTCGCCTTGATCGAAGTGAACCTCGGAGCAGGGACCGCAGGGGCCTGTGTCGCCCATGGACCAGAAATTGTCCTTCTCGCCCAGTTTGAAAATGCGATCTTCAGGAACACCGGCGACTTTCTTCCATAATTCTCCGGCTTCGTCGTCGTCTTTATATATAGTAATATAGAGACGTTCCTTGTCGAGTTTCAGCTCTTCCGTGAGGAATTCCCAACAGAATTTGATGGCGTCTTCTTTGAAGTAGTCGCCAAAGGAGAAGTTGCCGAGCATTTCGAAAAATGTGTGGTGGCGAGCGGTGCGGCCCACGTTTTCCAGGTCATTGTGCTTGCCGCCCACCCGCAGGCATTTCTGCGAAGTCGTGGCGCGGTTGTAGTCACGTTTTTCCTGACCCAGGAAAAGTTTCTTGAACTGAACCATGCCTGCATTGGTGAAGAGCAGGGTCGGATCGTCCTTGGGGGTCAGCGGTGAAGACTCCACAATGGCGTGGTTGTTCTTCTCAAAGTAATCAAGGAACCGTTGACGGATTTCGTTGGCTTTCATCTCGCAAATTCTCCAAAAAATGATTTCCAGACAGAAACGCCTCGGGACACGGACCCGAGGCGTTTAATCCGGGCTAAAAACTCTTTATTCGCCGGCATCTCCGGCTGTTTCGGCTTCTTCTCGATAGCCGAGATGGATCATCAGTTTCTCTTCAATGGCTTCGGCCATATCAGGATTGTCTTCCAGTAACTGGCGGACGTTTTCTTTACCTTGTCCGAGTTTCTCTGAACCATAAGCGAACCAGGAACCGGACTTTTCGATAATGCCGTGCTCCACACCCATGTCGATAAGTTCGCCTGTGCGGCTGATGCCTTGTCCGTACAATACGTCTACCAAAGCCTGGCGGAAGGGGGGGGCTACCTTGTTCTTGACCACCTTGATGCGTGCGCGGATGCCGTATGCCTCTTCCTTGTCTTTCAAGGTCTGGATGCGGCGGATGTCAATGCGGCAGGATGCGTAGAACTTGAGAGCGTTTCCGCCGGAAGTTGTTTCGGGGTTGCCGTAACCCGTCATGCCGATCTTCATGCGGATCTGGTTGATGAAGATGACCACACAGTTGGATTTGTGAATGGTGCCGGTCAGCTTCCTGAGAGCATGGGACATGAGTCGTGCCTGTCCGCCCACCTGCGTTTCACCCATCTGGCCTTCGAGCTCGGCCTGCGGAATAAGCGCGGCAACGGAGTCGATGACCACGACATCAAGTGCGCCGGAGCGTACGAGCAGGTCCGCGATTTCAAGAGCCTGTTCTCCGTAGTCGGGCTGAGAAATGAGCAGGTCGTCTGTCGAGACGCCGAGTCGCTTGGCATACCCGGGGTCGAGGGCGTGCTCGGCGTCGATAAACGCGGCATTGCCACCGGCTTTCTGGGCCTGGGCAATGATGTGCAGAGCCAGTGTGGTTTTACCCGATGATTCCGGGCCATAAATTTCTATAACGCGACCGCGTGGTACACCACCTATGCCCAGCGCTATGTCCAGACCGATTGAGCCGGTCGGGATAGCAGGGATGGAGTGGGACGCTTCGCCGTCCATACGCATGATCGAGCCTTTGCCGAACTTGCGTTCAATGGTGGTCAGGGCAGTTCCAAGCGCTTCTTTGCGCAGAACATCAGGATCAACGGCTTTTCGTGCCATAAAGTCATCCTCCGGGATTTACAGGCGGCAACAATTGAGCAACATGTTCAAATACCAGATACGCGTGTGGTGGGCAACACTCATATGGATGGTTAAAATAGTGATTTACGGTAGATGGTTATCGTATAAAAATGCTGCCAGAGCAGCGGCAGTTTCTTTTACGTTTCATGAACAGGTACGATTCAACGGGGACGGAATTGTAAAATTCTTGCCCTTGTCCACGATCTAACATAGTGGTCGCTCCCATGGCGGATATGAATAAACAATATGACGCGCTCGCGCTGTTGTCCGGTGGCCTGGATTCGATCCTGGCTATACGGACTGTAATGGACCAGGGGCTGACTGTGCTCGGCCTGCATTTTGTCACGCCCTTTTTCGGCAAACCGCATCTTATCCCTTTCTGGAAAGAGCATTATGGTATCGAAGCCGTGGAAGTGGACATCCGGCAGGCGTATGTGGATATGATGCTCGACGGCCCGTCGCAAGGGTTCGGTAAGTGGCTCAACCCATGTATCGACTGCAAGATCACCATGCTGTCGCATGCCGTGAAGCTGTTGCCGGAATATGGAGCGAAGTTCCTTGTTTCCGGCGAAGTGGTGGGGCAGCGGCCCATGAGCCAGCGTGCCGATGCCCTCAATGTCATCACTAAACGGGCGCATGTCCGTGATGTGCTGCTGCGGCCTTTGAGCGCAAAGAACCTGAATCCCACTCCCATGGAAGAGTCAGGCCTGGTTGATCGGGAACGTCTTCTTGATTGGTCCGGGCGTGGGCGCAAGCCGCAATACGCGTTGGCCGAACATTACGGATTCACCGAGATCCCCACCCCCGGCGGCGGGTGCTGTCTGACCGAGGCATCCGGCGCTTCGCGGTTTGTCAAAGTCCTTATGCACCGGGAACGACCCTCGGCATCAGAT
The genomic region above belongs to uncultured Pseudodesulfovibrio sp. and contains:
- the recA gene encoding recombinase RecA, whose protein sequence is MARKAVDPDVLRKEALGTALTTIERKFGKGSIMRMDGEASHSIPAIPTGSIGLDIALGIGGVPRGRVIEIYGPESSGKTTLALHIIAQAQKAGGNAAFIDAEHALDPGYAKRLGVSTDDLLISQPDYGEQALEIADLLVRSGALDVVVIDSVAALIPQAELEGQMGETQVGGQARLMSHALRKLTGTIHKSNCVVIFINQIRMKIGMTGYGNPETTSGGNALKFYASCRIDIRRIQTLKDKEEAYGIRARIKVVKNKVAPPFRQALVDVLYGQGISRTGELIDMGVEHGIIEKSGSWFAYGSEKLGQGKENVRQLLEDNPDMAEAIEEKLMIHLGYREEAETAGDAGE
- a CDS encoding tRNA(5-methylaminomethyl-2-thiouridylate) methyltransferase, encoding MADMNKQYDALALLSGGLDSILAIRTVMDQGLTVLGLHFVTPFFGKPHLIPFWKEHYGIEAVEVDIRQAYVDMMLDGPSQGFGKWLNPCIDCKITMLSHAVKLLPEYGAKFLVSGEVVGQRPMSQRADALNVITKRAHVRDVLLRPLSAKNLNPTPMEESGLVDRERLLDWSGRGRKPQYALAEHYGFTEIPTPGGGCCLTEASGASRFVKVLMHRERPSASDFSLARAGRQYWAGTHWLTFGRTAEDNQLIEACVEPTDYVFKVVNFPGPLAVGRPVAGDWSNEAVHDAAALMASYSGKARKHFETTGDKIAVVVKRGSASETFNIIPTRENILEWSEPKPAIVKDWKKSQADPDA